One genomic segment of Streptomyces liangshanensis includes these proteins:
- a CDS encoding 4'-phosphopantetheinyl transferase family protein → MAFTHGTPKGEHTRQPPRALPGADGEAHVWWWEPPAQLDPADLALLGTEEFRRALSLLAERDAAAFAHNRAAARRALAGLLGIAPETVELGRHRCPGCGDRGHGPPRVVAPESAAPLAISMSRTADRGVFALGAGTTIGVDVETVRPMREASLSGSVLTDNERAYLMALAPGPARDAGFHRVWTRKEAVVKAAGLGLVGTVLNRLETWPAHPGPVRVLHTYAGRTTAWAVQDLRLGDTVAAAVARPHGALARGPVHIHPVPRTEPVPHTETPIAPDPEGT, encoded by the coding sequence ATGGCGTTCACACACGGAACACCGAAGGGCGAGCACACCCGGCAGCCTCCCCGAGCCCTCCCCGGCGCGGACGGCGAGGCGCACGTCTGGTGGTGGGAGCCGCCGGCCCAGCTCGACCCCGCGGACCTCGCCCTGCTCGGCACCGAGGAGTTCCGCCGCGCGCTCAGCCTGCTGGCCGAGCGGGACGCGGCGGCCTTCGCGCACAACAGGGCGGCGGCCAGGCGGGCCCTGGCCGGGCTGCTCGGCATCGCGCCCGAGACCGTCGAGCTGGGCAGGCACCGCTGCCCGGGCTGCGGCGACCGCGGGCACGGCCCCCCGAGGGTCGTGGCCCCCGAGAGCGCGGCCCCGCTGGCCATCAGCATGTCCCGTACGGCCGACCGCGGCGTCTTCGCGCTCGGCGCGGGCACCACGATCGGCGTCGACGTCGAGACCGTGCGCCCGATGCGGGAGGCCTCGCTCTCCGGCTCGGTCCTGACGGACAACGAGCGCGCGTACCTGATGGCGCTCGCCCCGGGACCGGCCAGGGACGCGGGCTTCCACCGCGTCTGGACCCGCAAGGAGGCCGTGGTGAAGGCGGCCGGGCTCGGGCTGGTGGGCACCGTCCTCAACCGGCTGGAGACCTGGCCCGCCCACCCGGGCCCGGTCAGGGTGCTGCACACCTACGCGGGCCGTACCACCGCCTGGGCCGTCCAGGACCTGCGGCTCGGCGACACGGTCGCGGCGGCGGTGGCCCGCCCCCACGGGGCCCTCGCGCGGGGACCCGTACACATCCATCCCGTACCGCGCACCGAGCCCGTACCGCACACCGAGACACCCATCGCACCGGACCCGGAAGGAACGTAA
- a CDS encoding AfsR/SARP family transcriptional regulator, whose product MDFRILGPVEARRGGEWVALSGSKVHTVLAALLLARGRVVSDARLGTLLWGWDPPVTASAQIYTYISRLRKHLGEQVEIVRRQPGYVLRAPGARIDVVEFERLDRLGREALQDGRHVEAQALLTEALGWWRGSALSNVTEFLLEAELPQLEEARMFALENRIEADLALGRHEQVTAELTGLVAEFPVRERLRAQLMTALYRCGRQADALHTYYEGRKVLVDQLGVDPGEALGATYQAVLGGELGLAEAGVRGRHGAPAMLPAAEGELTGRDGELAALMARLGAPDGRPRRLLVTGMAGVGKTALAVRVAVDSAAHFPDGQLFAELCRPDGTAKDPGEVLVRLLRALGEPGLDGAGPVPDRDELVRLYRARTAGKRLLVVLDDAAGDLQVAPLMPAGPRCAVLITSRSRLARVTGADTVALAVLDDDDALAVLATAAGPDRLLADPDAADDLVAYCGGLPLALAVMGARLAARPHWPARRFADRMADPRTRLAELSFGDLDVRRALLPSVRRTTPQGRETLAALAGWGTEPFSAREAGTRLSLPEEEAERLLEALVDGSLLDLSGLDPRGLPLYRCHELVLLYAASPVAHDAPAVR is encoded by the coding sequence ATGGATTTCAGGATTCTCGGGCCGGTGGAGGCCCGGCGTGGTGGGGAATGGGTCGCGTTGTCCGGTTCCAAGGTGCACACGGTCCTCGCGGCGTTGCTGCTGGCCCGCGGGCGGGTGGTCTCCGACGCGAGACTCGGCACGCTGCTGTGGGGATGGGATCCGCCCGTCACCGCCAGCGCGCAGATCTACACCTACATCTCACGGCTCCGCAAGCACCTCGGCGAGCAGGTCGAGATCGTCCGGCGCCAGCCCGGTTACGTGCTGCGCGCCCCGGGCGCCCGGATCGACGTCGTGGAGTTCGAGCGGCTGGACCGGCTCGGGCGCGAGGCGTTGCAGGACGGGAGGCACGTCGAGGCCCAGGCGCTCCTGACGGAGGCGCTGGGGTGGTGGCGCGGTTCCGCGCTGTCGAACGTCACCGAGTTCCTGCTGGAGGCCGAGCTGCCGCAGCTGGAAGAGGCCCGGATGTTCGCGCTGGAGAACCGCATCGAGGCGGATCTCGCCCTCGGCAGGCACGAGCAGGTGACGGCCGAACTCACCGGCCTGGTAGCCGAGTTCCCCGTACGGGAACGGCTGCGCGCCCAGTTGATGACGGCGCTGTACCGGTGCGGGCGGCAGGCCGACGCGCTGCACACCTACTACGAGGGGCGCAAGGTCCTGGTCGACCAGCTGGGAGTTGACCCGGGCGAGGCGCTGGGGGCGACCTACCAGGCGGTGCTGGGCGGGGAGTTGGGCCTCGCGGAGGCCGGTGTACGGGGGCGGCACGGCGCGCCCGCGATGCTGCCGGCCGCCGAGGGCGAGCTGACCGGGCGGGACGGCGAACTGGCCGCGCTCATGGCCCGGTTGGGTGCGCCGGACGGGCGGCCCAGGCGGCTGCTGGTCACCGGTATGGCGGGGGTCGGCAAGACGGCCCTGGCGGTGCGGGTGGCGGTCGACAGCGCGGCGCACTTCCCCGACGGGCAGCTCTTCGCCGAGCTGTGCCGCCCCGACGGGACCGCGAAGGACCCCGGCGAGGTGCTGGTCCGGCTGCTGCGGGCGCTCGGGGAACCGGGGCTCGACGGCGCGGGTCCCGTTCCCGACCGCGACGAGCTGGTACGGCTCTACCGCGCCCGCACCGCGGGCAAGCGGCTGCTGGTCGTGCTGGACGACGCGGCGGGCGACCTCCAGGTGGCCCCGCTGATGCCGGCGGGCCCGCGGTGCGCGGTGCTGATCACCAGCCGGTCGCGGCTGGCCAGGGTGACGGGCGCCGACACGGTGGCGCTCGCCGTGCTGGACGACGACGACGCGCTGGCCGTCCTCGCGACGGCGGCGGGCCCGGACCGGCTGCTGGCCGATCCCGACGCCGCCGACGACCTCGTGGCGTACTGCGGCGGGCTGCCGCTGGCCTTAGCCGTGATGGGCGCCCGGCTGGCGGCGCGGCCGCACTGGCCGGCCCGCCGGTTCGCGGACCGGATGGCGGATCCCCGGACGAGGCTCGCGGAGCTGTCCTTCGGCGATCTGGACGTGCGCCGGGCCCTGCTGCCCTCGGTGCGCCGGACGACACCCCAGGGACGGGAGACCCTGGCGGCGTTGGCCGGCTGGGGCACGGAGCCGTTCTCGGCGCGGGAGGCCGGCACCCGGCTGTCGCTGCCGGAGGAGGAGGCGGAACGGCTGCTGGAGGCGCTGGTGGACGGTTCCCTGCTCGACCTGTCGGGACTGGACCCGCGGGGGCTGCCGTTGTACCGGTGCCACGAGCTGGTGCTGCTGTACGCGGCCTCGCCGGTCGCGCACGACGCCCCCGCGGTGCGGTGA
- a CDS encoding SsgA family sporulation/cell division regulator → MPPVVEQPAKARLITDAAQHRTVPVTLLYDGSDPLAMRIVFPPEVSLDRSEVVWAFARDLLETGLRLPSGTGDVLVWPCGRAQTVLEFHSPDGVALVQFDNAPLRRFLESSYAMVPAGAEHHEIEVENELGNVLHNT, encoded by the coding sequence ATGCCACCCGTCGTGGAACAACCCGCCAAAGCCCGTCTGATCACGGACGCCGCCCAGCACAGAACGGTCCCCGTCACGCTCCTCTACGACGGCTCCGATCCGCTCGCGATGCGCATCGTGTTCCCGCCCGAGGTCTCACTCGACCGGAGCGAGGTGGTCTGGGCCTTCGCGCGCGACCTGCTCGAAACCGGGCTGCGGCTGCCGTCCGGCACGGGGGACGTGCTGGTGTGGCCGTGCGGGCGGGCCCAGACCGTCCTGGAGTTCCACTCGCCGGACGGGGTCGCGCTGGTGCAGTTCGACAACGCGCCCCTGCGGCGGTTCCTGGAGAGTTCGTACGCGATGGTCCCGGCGGGCGCGGAGCACCACGAGATCGAGGTCGAGAACGAGCTCGGCAACGTGCTCCACAACACCTGA
- a CDS encoding energy-coupling factor ABC transporter permease, which yields MHVPDGFINLPVSAAAGAVAVGAVAVSLRGARRELDERTAPLAGLVAAFIFAVQMLNFPVATGTSGHLLGGALAAILVGPYTGVLCVSVVLLMQGILFADGGLTALGVNITDMAVITTVVSYALFRGLVKVLPRARRSVTIASFVAALVSVPAAAVGFTLFYAIGGTTDIPLGKVLTGMVGVHVLIGIGEAAITALTVGAVIAVRPDLVHGARGLSAPLKLRVGGELVDAAPAAVPAPAPAAARSTRTVWAAGLVTALVLAGFVSFYASANPDGLEKVAADQGIDRKTEPHHTADSPLADYGVKDITDARISGGLAGVIGVATTVAVGSGVFWAVRRRRAGDRDGSVTSFAGGSV from the coding sequence ATGCATGTCCCCGACGGATTCATCAACCTGCCCGTCTCCGCCGCCGCAGGCGCGGTCGCCGTGGGCGCCGTCGCCGTCAGCCTGCGCGGCGCGCGCCGTGAGCTGGACGAGCGCACCGCGCCCCTCGCCGGACTGGTCGCCGCCTTCATCTTCGCCGTACAGATGCTCAACTTCCCCGTGGCCACCGGGACCAGCGGCCATCTCCTGGGAGGGGCACTGGCCGCGATACTCGTCGGCCCCTACACGGGCGTGCTCTGCGTCTCGGTGGTGCTGCTGATGCAGGGCATCCTCTTCGCGGACGGCGGCCTCACCGCGCTCGGCGTGAACATCACCGACATGGCCGTGATCACCACGGTCGTCTCGTACGCGCTCTTCCGCGGCCTGGTGAAGGTCCTGCCCCGCGCCCGCCGCTCGGTGACCATCGCCTCCTTCGTGGCCGCGCTGGTCTCCGTACCGGCCGCCGCCGTCGGCTTCACCCTCTTCTACGCGATCGGCGGGACCACCGACATCCCGCTCGGCAAGGTCCTGACCGGCATGGTCGGCGTCCACGTCCTGATCGGCATCGGCGAGGCCGCCATCACCGCCCTGACCGTGGGCGCCGTCATCGCCGTACGCCCCGACCTGGTCCACGGCGCCCGCGGCCTGTCCGCCCCGCTCAAGCTGCGCGTCGGCGGCGAGCTGGTCGACGCGGCGCCCGCCGCCGTACCCGCCCCGGCCCCGGCGGCGGCCCGGTCCACCCGCACGGTCTGGGCCGCCGGCCTGGTCACCGCGCTCGTGCTGGCCGGCTTCGTCTCCTTCTACGCCTCCGCGAACCCCGACGGCCTGGAGAAGGTCGCCGCCGACCAGGGCATCGACAGGAAGACCGAGCCCCACCACACCGCCGACTCCCCGCTCGCCGACTACGGCGTCAAGGACATCACCGACGCCCGGATCTCCGGCGGCCTCGCCGGGGTCATCGGCGTGGCCACCACCGTCGCGGTCGGCAGCGGCGTCTTCTGGGCCGTCCGCCGCCGCCGCGCCGGCGACCGCGACGGCTCCGTGACGTCCTTCGCCGGCGGGAGCGTCTGA
- the cbiQ gene encoding cobalt ECF transporter T component CbiQ — translation MGAGHAHKLYRHGHSPVHALPPHCKLAAVFCFVLVVVATPREAVWAFGLYALLLAAVAGAARVPAGFLLRRMLIEVPFVAFAVLMPFVVPGDEVHVLGVPLSVPGLWGAWNVLAKGTLGVAASVLLASTTELRSLLLGLQRLRLPPLLVQIASFMIRYGDVITDEMRRMSVARRSRGFEARGPRHWGVLAKTAGALFIRSYERGERVHLAMVSRGYTGTMPVIDEVTASRAQWRYAAALPVSALAVCLLGWTL, via the coding sequence ATGGGCGCCGGCCACGCCCACAAGCTCTACCGGCACGGCCACTCCCCGGTCCACGCCCTGCCGCCGCACTGCAAGCTCGCCGCCGTCTTCTGCTTCGTCCTCGTGGTGGTCGCCACCCCGCGCGAGGCGGTCTGGGCGTTCGGCCTGTACGCGCTGCTGCTGGCGGCGGTCGCCGGCGCGGCCCGCGTCCCCGCCGGGTTCCTGCTGCGGCGGATGCTCATCGAGGTGCCGTTCGTCGCGTTCGCCGTCCTGATGCCCTTCGTGGTCCCCGGCGACGAGGTCCACGTCCTCGGCGTCCCCCTGAGCGTCCCCGGCCTCTGGGGCGCCTGGAACGTCCTCGCGAAGGGCACCCTCGGCGTCGCCGCGTCCGTCCTCCTCGCCTCGACCACCGAACTGCGGTCGCTGCTGCTGGGCCTCCAGCGGCTGCGGCTGCCGCCCCTGCTCGTGCAGATCGCGTCCTTCATGATCCGGTACGGCGACGTCATCACCGACGAGATGCGCCGCATGTCCGTCGCCCGGCGCTCGCGCGGCTTCGAGGCACGCGGCCCACGGCACTGGGGGGTGCTGGCCAAGACGGCGGGCGCCCTGTTCATCCGCTCGTACGAACGCGGCGAGCGCGTCCACCTCGCGATGGTCAGCCGGGGATACACGGGCACGATGCCCGTCATCGACGAGGTGACCGCCTCGCGGGCCCAGTGGCGCTACGCCGCCGCCCTCCCCGTGTCGGCGCTCGCCGTGTGTCTGCTTGGCTGGACCCTATGA